From the genome of Scytonema hofmannii PCC 7110, one region includes:
- a CDS encoding ABC transporter permease, which yields MFFNLIDTILGSRFWALFRKEFAQIFRNRQLVIQLLVPPTVFLMLFGFALNPEVENLKVGITDYSNSSASREFVQIFDQTDAFVVSRYYSDQKEMIADLATGKLTVAMTIPQEFAGDLVKKRPVEVQALYDAVDANTASIASSYINQLVSDYNSRQQNNEGLRNNQVQVQISIFYNPGLESSWFIVSGMFGIVLTVIGSQAAASLVVREKEAGTIEQLMMTPASSTEVILAKVCPLLVLLTLDVLIALGVARLVFGVPLRGNLLVFLAIAVLYFWVGISIGILIATYSKSEQQTQLTAFFINPPLVLLCGALTPISSMPTFIQWLSYLDPLRYFIEVCRGVLLKGVGVETLWPQVLILLVFATVLMSLSIRQFRQQLG from the coding sequence ATGTTTTTCAATTTAATTGACACAATTTTAGGAAGCCGTTTTTGGGCGCTGTTCCGAAAGGAGTTTGCTCAAATATTCCGCAATCGTCAGCTTGTGATTCAGCTACTTGTACCGCCAACTGTGTTTTTGATGCTGTTTGGTTTTGCTTTAAATCCGGAGGTGGAAAATCTCAAGGTTGGGATTACTGATTACAGTAACAGCAGTGCTTCGCGGGAATTTGTACAAATATTTGACCAGACGGATGCATTTGTGGTGAGTCGGTATTATTCTGACCAAAAAGAGATGATTGCGGATTTGGCAACGGGGAAACTGACGGTTGCTATGACGATTCCGCAAGAGTTTGCTGGCGATCTTGTCAAAAAGCGTCCTGTGGAGGTGCAGGCGTTATATGATGCTGTTGATGCAAATACGGCAAGTATTGCTTCGAGTTACATCAATCAATTGGTGAGTGATTATAACTCGCGACAGCAGAATAATGAGGGTTTGCGAAATAACCAGGTACAGGTTCAGATTTCGATTTTTTACAATCCTGGGTTGGAGAGTTCTTGGTTTATTGTGTCGGGAATGTTTGGCATTGTACTAACAGTGATTGGTTCTCAAGCTGCTGCATCTTTGGTGGTGAGGGAAAAGGAAGCAGGGACTATTGAGCAACTGATGATGACTCCTGCTTCTAGTACTGAGGTGATTTTGGCTAAGGTTTGTCCGTTATTGGTTTTGCTGACGTTGGATGTTTTGATTGCTCTTGGTGTTGCAAGGCTGGTATTTGGCGTGCCATTACGGGGTAATTTGTTGGTATTCCTGGCGATCGCTGTGCTTTATTTTTGGGTGGGTATTAGTATTGGGATTTTGATTGCGACTTACTCCAAGAGCGAACAGCAGACGCAGTTGACGGCTTTTTTTATTAATCCACCTTTGGTTCTGTTGTGTGGGGCGTTGACTCCCATTTCTTCAATGCCAACTTTTATACAATGGCTCTCTTATCTAGATCCTTTGCGCTATTTTATTGAGGTTTGCCGTGGGGTGTTGTTGAAGGGGGTGGGTGTGGAGACGCTTTGGCCTCAGGTGCTGATTTTGCTGGTTTTTGCTACGGTGCTGATGTCTTTAAGTATTCGACAGTTTCGCCAACAGTTGGGGTAA
- a CDS encoding peptidase translates to MTHYFSIMVKKLKDQSLESLYKVKYQAEVLEYLLDKSYLTSFLLTAYEKIREIFTNEELILNISFDPEIIGWKKLTLAIHTNLETDEAYDKLKILDNSWWIDASSIVGNDLDIYITFNEI, encoded by the coding sequence ATGACACATTATTTTTCTATAATGGTAAAAAAATTAAAAGACCAATCTCTTGAATCTCTATATAAAGTCAAATATCAAGCTGAAGTGTTGGAATATTTGCTTGATAAGTCATATTTGACTAGTTTTCTATTAACAGCTTATGAAAAAATCAGAGAAATTTTTACAAATGAAGAATTGATTTTAAACATCTCCTTCGATCCTGAAATTATTGGTTGGAAAAAATTAACGCTCGCAATACATACCAATTTAGAAACGGATGAAGCTTATGATAAATTAAAGATTTTAGATAATAGTTGGTGGATAGATGCTTCATCTATTGTTGGTAATGATTTAGATATTTATATTACGTTTAATGAAATTTGA
- a CDS encoding type I restriction endonuclease encodes MVQTIPISEQTTLKYLRQNFNLQRNDERQFFPEWYENLSQISDADKIFLDKVRSRYFYQLDEGALLESGVKMMIVSPLLDIAGFYDTPFKTRFEPSVTLQVETEEEILQGRIDALVLQNQFWVWVLEAKRTTFSLSLGIPQALAYMLCHPDVDKPTFGILTGGEDFIFIKLVRQQSPIYGLSRKFSIINEGDLYEVLKIMRHMGELIATS; translated from the coding sequence ATGGTTCAAACCATTCCCATTTCAGAACAAACTACACTTAAATATCTACGCCAAAATTTTAATTTGCAACGTAATGACGAACGGCAGTTTTTTCCAGAGTGGTATGAAAACTTATCACAAATTAGTGATGCCGATAAAATCTTTTTAGACAAGGTGCGTTCTCGCTACTTTTACCAACTTGATGAAGGAGCACTGCTAGAGAGTGGAGTGAAAATGATGATAGTAAGTCCACTCCTAGATATAGCAGGTTTTTACGACACGCCCTTCAAAACACGATTTGAGCCATCTGTAACACTACAGGTAGAAACTGAAGAGGAAATTTTGCAAGGACGAATTGACGCTTTAGTTTTACAAAATCAATTTTGGGTTTGGGTACTTGAAGCCAAACGGACTACATTTTCACTCTCGTTAGGAATACCTCAAGCACTTGCATATATGCTATGTCATCCTGATGTAGATAAACCAACATTTGGTATTTTAACAGGAGGCGAAGATTTTATATTTATTAAATTAGTTAGGCAACAATCCCCTATTTATGGATTATCTCGTAAATTCAGCATCATCAATGAAGGAGATTTATACGAGGTATTAAAGATTATGCGTCACATGGGGGAGTTAATTGCTACTTCCTAA
- a CDS encoding putative Ig domain-containing protein — protein sequence MALVNPINAAPTLTGDATLSAVLEDSINPSGQSISALFDGKFSDIDQPTISGVSVVSNTADAVTQGKWQYSTDGSTWFDVGIVANGATALALSANTRVRFLSALNYNGKPPGLGVRALDKTYLSGYTSGNSRISVNTGSLLTAISPETRFILTEINPVNDAPTVSGKIPDPSTQADSQFNFPVSANIFSDPDIGDTLTYSATLGDGSVLPSWLNFDKQSLTFSGTPTSSNVGKLSVKVTATDNGGLGKSASTIFTIDITPPKGGIVGTDANEKFAVAIGSDVIDAGGGDDTISASVANLQQNDLLNGGVGIDTFILTGGSTSSTVTIDIGSTSNQVQGIGSATVLNFEKFDVKGFAGSVNITGTIGNDVLYGGAGNDTLNGGAGNDALSGGAGDDTIYGEAGIDYLNGGAGNDKLIGGDGDDTYFVDVAGDTVEETSTGGRDTVGAYINYTLGDNVENLYLLGTALEGKGNSANNTIIGNISNNILSGGDGSDLLDGGAGNDTLDGGAGNDTLKGGVGVDTLIGGDGNDIYYVDAEDIIQPDTGGIDTVFASMTFTLSADLEHLTLLGSSAINGVGNATNNSITGNSANNELSGGDGNDILNGGVGSDSLKGEVGNDNLIGGDGDDTLDGGVGNDILNGGLGVDIFTGGDGNDTYYIDNVNDVINADTSGIDTVDASVTYSLGASLENLYLSGSGAINATGNDGNNSIRGNAAANILSGGAGNDTIIGGAGDDTLDGGVGNDILNGGLGIDIFTGGDGNDIYYIDNVNDVINADTSGIDTVDASVTYSLGVSLENLYLSGSGAINATGNEGNNSIRGNAAANILFGGAGNDTITGGAGDDTLDGGAGNDILNGGLGVDIFTGGDGNDIYYIDNVNDVINADTSGIDSVDASVTYSLGVSLENLYLSGSGAINATGNEGNNSIRGNAAANILSGGAGNDIITGGAGDDTLDGGVGNDTLNGGAEGDRFLFGTNTAFATSVVGIDTMIDFTSGTDKIVLDKITFTSLISSIGIGFSLDSEFEIVASDIAAGSSNAKIAYNSGNGKLFYNQDGAIAGFGTGAQFATLANKVSLTASDFLIETQNQIILG from the coding sequence ATGGCTTTAGTCAATCCTATAAATGCTGCACCTACCCTCACAGGAGATGCCACCTTAAGTGCTGTGCTGGAAGATTCCATAAATCCTTCTGGTCAATCTATTTCCGCTCTCTTTGATGGCAAGTTTAGCGATATAGATCAACCTACCATTTCTGGTGTTTCTGTGGTAAGTAACACTGCAGACGCTGTCACACAAGGAAAATGGCAATACTCTACTGATGGCAGCACTTGGTTTGATGTTGGTATCGTTGCTAATGGTGCCACTGCGTTGGCTCTTTCTGCAAACACTCGAGTCCGTTTTTTGTCTGCTCTCAACTATAATGGTAAACCACCAGGATTGGGGGTACGGGCGCTAGATAAGACTTACTTAAGTGGCTATACTTCTGGCAACAGTCGCATAAGTGTGAATACTGGTAGTCTATTAACAGCGATTTCTCCAGAGACACGATTTATCCTCACTGAAATCAACCCTGTAAACGATGCACCTACTGTCAGTGGTAAAATACCTGACCCATCCACACAAGCTGACTCACAATTTAATTTTCCAGTTTCAGCAAATATCTTTAGCGACCCAGATATCGGAGACACTCTCACGTATTCAGCGACCCTTGGTGATGGCAGCGTTTTACCTAGTTGGTTGAACTTTGATAAACAAAGCCTAACCTTCAGTGGTACTCCTACTAGTAGCAATGTGGGGAAGTTAAGTGTGAAAGTGACGGCTACAGATAACGGTGGTTTAGGTAAGAGTGCTAGCACCATCTTTACCATTGACATTACACCTCCAAAAGGAGGTATTGTTGGCACAGATGCTAATGAAAAGTTTGCTGTTGCTATTGGAAGTGATGTTATTGATGCCGGAGGTGGGGATGATACTATTAGTGCGTCTGTTGCCAATCTCCAACAAAATGACCTCCTCAATGGTGGTGTTGGCATAGATACTTTCATCCTGACTGGTGGCAGTACTTCGAGCACAGTAACCATAGATATAGGTAGTACTAGTAATCAGGTTCAAGGTATTGGTAGTGCCACAGTATTAAACTTTGAGAAGTTTGATGTCAAAGGTTTTGCTGGCTCTGTCAACATTACTGGCACTATTGGTAATGACGTTCTGTATGGCGGGGCTGGTAATGACACCCTCAATGGTGGAGCTGGCAATGATGCTCTTTCTGGTGGAGCTGGCGATGACACTATCTATGGTGAAGCTGGTATTGACTATCTAAATGGTGGAGCTGGCAACGATAAGCTTATTGGCGGTGATGGTGATGATACATACTTTGTTGATGTTGCTGGTGATACCGTTGAAGAAACAAGTACAGGTGGTCGCGATACCGTTGGTGCATATATCAACTACACCTTGGGTGATAACGTCGAAAACCTCTACCTTTTAGGTACTGCTCTTGAGGGTAAGGGGAACTCTGCCAACAATACTATCATAGGTAATATTAGTAACAATATCCTGTCTGGCGGTGATGGCAGCGATCTTCTGGATGGTGGTGCGGGTAATGACACTCTTGACGGTGGGGCTGGTAATGATACTCTTAAGGGTGGAGTTGGTGTTGATACTCTCATTGGTGGGGATGGTAATGATATCTACTATGTAGATGCTGAAGATATCATTCAGCCAGATACTGGTGGTATTGATACAGTCTTTGCATCCATGACTTTCACTTTAAGTGCTGACTTAGAGCATCTTACCCTCTTAGGAAGCAGTGCTATTAACGGTGTCGGTAATGCTACTAACAATAGCATTACGGGTAATAGTGCTAACAACGAGCTATCTGGCGGTGATGGCAATGACATTCTCAATGGTGGCGTTGGCTCTGATTCTCTTAAAGGCGAGGTTGGCAATGATAACCTCATTGGTGGTGATGGCGATGACACCCTAGATGGTGGGGTTGGCAATGATATTCTCAATGGTGGTCTGGGTGTTGATATTTTCACTGGTGGTGATGGCAATGACACCTACTATATTGATAACGTCAACGATGTTATCAATGCCGACACAAGTGGGATTGATACCGTTGATGCTTCTGTCACGTACTCTTTGGGTGCGAGTTTAGAAAACCTTTACCTTTCAGGTAGTGGTGCTATCAATGCTACAGGTAACGATGGGAATAACTCCATTAGGGGTAATGCGGCGGCTAACATTTTGTCTGGTGGTGCTGGTAACGACACTATCATTGGTGGGGCTGGCGATGACACTTTAGATGGGGGCGTTGGCAATGACATTCTCAACGGTGGTCTAGGTATTGATATTTTCACTGGTGGTGATGGTAATGATATCTATTACATTGATAACGTCAATGATGTTATCAATGCGGACACAAGTGGGATTGATACCGTTGATGCTTCTGTCACGTACTCTTTGGGTGTGAGTTTAGAAAACCTTTACCTTTCAGGTAGTGGTGCGATTAATGCCACAGGTAACGAGGGGAATAACTCCATCAGAGGTAATGCGGCGGCTAACATTTTGTTTGGTGGTGCTGGTAACGACACTATCACTGGTGGGGCTGGCGATGACACTTTAGATGGTGGTGCTGGCAATGACATTCTGAATGGTGGTCTAGGTGTTGATATTTTCACTGGTGGTGATGGCAATGACATCTACTATATTGATAACGTCAATGATGTTATCAATGCGGATACAAGTGGAATTGATAGCGTTGATGCTTCTGTCACGTACTCTTTGGGTGTGAGTTTAGAAAACCTTTACCTTTCAGGTAGTGGTGCGATTAATGCCACAGGTAACGAGGGGAATAACTCCATCAGAGGTAATGCGGCGGCTAACATTTTGTCTGGTGGTGCTGGTAACGATATTATCACTGGTGGAGCTGGCGATGACACTTTAGATGGGGGCGTTGGCAATGACACTCTCAATGGTGGTGCGGAAGGCGATCGCTTCCTTTTCGGTACAAATACTGCTTTTGCTACTAGTGTTGTTGGAATCGACACAATGATTGATTTCACTTCTGGCACAGACAAAATTGTTCTAGACAAAATCACTTTCACATCCCTGATTAGTTCCATAGGAATTGGTTTCAGTTTGGATAGTGAATTTGAAATTGTAGCCAGCGATATTGCTGCGGGATCAAGTAATGCCAAGATTGCTTACAACTCAGGTAATGGGAAGTTATTCTACAACCAAGATGGAGCAATTGCTGGTTTTGGGACAGGTGCTCAATTTGCCACACTTGCCAATAAAGTTTCTCTCACTGCAAGTGATTTTCTGATTGAGACTCAAAACCAAATTATTTTGGGCTAA
- a CDS encoding acyltransferase family protein, with translation MKTVKLVELRRDNRSTVHLDLLRGLAALVVLTNHLRNLFFVDYGQVIHKNILVNIFYYFSSFGYQAVIVFFVLSGFCISLTVIKSIENWSWKIYFINRLSRLYVVLIIALFLGLFLDYLGITIWDKNSIYYRNFLGSNIIDSPVVNRLKISIFIGNIFFLQNIRVTTFGSNDPLWSLSSEFWYYVLFPCILLIVYPKINLVTKFLHTFIVLTIFKFIGNSIAIYFFIWLLGTPVCLTGNLRIKNPIYKFLSILVSSLIFLLTLLLIKFNILMNSYLSDFILAIVTAILIYSLLQDNRKQPVDSHAFWYSYKIISQKLAGFSYTLYLVHMPILVFINACLLKETRWQPDTFHLLVGLILLLLVLGYAFSISLFTEAKTEKLRDFLKSSLLK, from the coding sequence ATGAAAACTGTTAAATTAGTTGAATTAAGGAGAGATAATAGAAGTACTGTACACTTAGATTTATTACGAGGTTTGGCAGCACTAGTAGTTCTAACAAATCATTTAAGAAATTTATTTTTTGTTGATTATGGACAAGTTATTCATAAAAACATTCTTGTAAATATTTTTTATTATTTTTCTTCTTTTGGATATCAAGCAGTTATTGTTTTTTTTGTTTTAAGTGGTTTTTGTATTTCCTTAACTGTTATTAAGTCTATTGAAAATTGGTCTTGGAAAATTTATTTTATTAATCGGTTGTCTCGTCTTTATGTTGTCTTAATTATTGCTCTTTTCTTAGGTCTTTTTTTAGATTATTTAGGAATTACAATTTGGGATAAAAATAGTATATATTATAGGAATTTTCTGGGTAGCAATATTATAGATAGCCCCGTTGTCAACAGATTAAAAATTTCAATTTTTATTGGTAATATTTTTTTTCTGCAAAACATACGTGTTACTACATTTGGAAGTAACGATCCTTTATGGAGCTTAAGTAGTGAGTTTTGGTATTATGTGCTTTTTCCTTGTATTTTACTTATTGTTTACCCTAAAATTAATCTAGTTACTAAATTTTTACATACTTTCATAGTCTTGACAATATTCAAGTTTATAGGAAACTCAATTGCAATATACTTTTTTATTTGGCTTTTAGGCACTCCTGTCTGTTTAACAGGAAATCTCAGAATTAAAAATCCAATATATAAATTTTTGTCAATATTGGTTTCATCGTTGATATTTTTATTAACATTATTGTTGATTAAGTTCAATATTTTAATGAATTCTTATCTGTCTGATTTTATCTTAGCAATAGTAACAGCAATTTTGATTTATTCTCTATTACAGGACAATCGAAAACAGCCTGTTGATTCTCATGCTTTCTGGTATAGTTATAAAATTATATCTCAAAAGCTAGCAGGCTTTTCCTATACTCTTTATTTAGTTCATATGCCAATTTTAGTGTTTATAAATGCTTGCTTATTAAAAGAGACTAGATGGCAACCAGATACATTTCATCTGCTTGTTGGTCTAATTTTACTCTTACTAGTTCTTGGCTATGCTTTTTCGATTTCTCTGTTTACAGAAGCAAAAACCGAGAAGCTTAGGGATTTTTTAAAATCATCCCTCCTTAAGTAA
- a CDS encoding glycosyltransferase family 4 protein: MTQSERLQQFVQSDYQISQHISVSDFLGIERFIKLSVITQFFPPDFAATGQLIDELVRQLEKQGVDIEVFTGQPGYAFKSDRAPAVEQSGGLKIRRSRTTQLCPQRIRGKAINGILFTLRAAFYLFNAARRRNVALLTTAPPFLPVLGYLAHIFFGLSYVCILYDLYPDIAIALKVIPKHHWIAKFWRAVNQQVLRKAKGIIVLSPAMKRQVASHCPEVAHKISVIHSWANPDFIVPIEKENNWFAHEHGMVKKFTVLYSGNLGRCHDIHTMLEAAKYLQDEPIQFVCIGGGAKREELIEEVNQLGLKNFLFLPYQEKRILPYSLTACDLSIVTVDPGMESLVAPSKLYPALATGRPVAVICPEHSYLKKLIAVGNCGATFENADSVALAEFIRLLSRDKALAQKMGNAAREYVETYFTAKVISKQYLKVLQEALL, encoded by the coding sequence ATGACACAGAGTGAAAGACTACAGCAATTCGTTCAAAGCGACTATCAAATTTCCCAGCACATCAGCGTAAGTGATTTTTTGGGGATAGAGCGATTTATTAAATTGTCCGTTATTACTCAGTTTTTTCCCCCAGACTTCGCTGCAACTGGACAGTTGATTGATGAATTGGTTCGACAATTAGAAAAACAAGGAGTAGATATTGAAGTCTTCACTGGTCAACCAGGTTATGCATTTAAGTCCGATCGCGCTCCTGCAGTTGAACAGTCTGGTGGGTTAAAAATCCGGCGATCGCGTACTACTCAACTCTGTCCTCAGCGAATTCGTGGTAAAGCTATCAACGGTATTTTGTTTACCCTACGTGCTGCATTTTATCTGTTCAATGCTGCTCGACGTCGTAATGTTGCGTTATTAACAACAGCACCTCCATTCTTACCAGTCTTAGGGTATCTTGCACATATTTTTTTTGGGTTGTCTTATGTTTGTATACTCTATGACCTCTATCCAGATATTGCGATCGCTTTAAAGGTGATACCAAAACATCACTGGATAGCAAAATTCTGGCGGGCTGTGAATCAGCAAGTTTTGCGAAAAGCCAAGGGAATCATCGTTCTCAGTCCAGCAATGAAGCGGCAAGTAGCCTCTCATTGTCCGGAAGTTGCCCACAAAATTTCCGTCATTCACAGTTGGGCAAACCCAGATTTTATCGTACCTATTGAGAAAGAGAACAACTGGTTTGCTCACGAGCATGGAATGGTAAAAAAGTTTACTGTATTATACTCAGGCAACTTAGGTCGATGCCATGATATACACACTATGTTAGAGGCTGCCAAGTATTTGCAAGATGAGCCTATTCAATTTGTGTGTATTGGTGGCGGGGCTAAACGTGAAGAACTGATTGAGGAGGTTAATCAATTAGGGCTGAAAAACTTTCTGTTTCTTCCATATCAAGAAAAACGGATACTACCTTATTCCTTGACTGCGTGTGATTTGTCAATAGTTACAGTAGATCCTGGCATGGAAAGTCTAGTTGCACCTAGTAAACTATACCCTGCCCTAGCAACTGGACGACCTGTGGCTGTGATTTGTCCGGAGCATTCTTACCTGAAAAAACTGATTGCAGTAGGAAATTGTGGTGCCACTTTTGAAAATGCAGATAGTGTTGCTCTGGCCGAGTTTATCCGCTTGTTAAGTCGAGATAAAGCGTTAGCACAAAAGATGGGCAACGCGGCACGTGAGTATGTGGAAACTTACTTCACAGCTAAAGTGATATCGAAGCAGTATCTCAAGGTATTGCAAGAAGCTTTACTCTAA
- a CDS encoding ABC transporter permease — MLDKPFESHQEIIKQELILEAGRTERQYWKDLWRYRELFYFLAWRDILVRYKQTVIGIAWALIRPFLTMVVFSVVFGQLAKLPSQGAPYPILVFAAMLPWQFFANSLSECSNSLISNSNLISKVYFPRLIVPISTVVVSFVDFLVSGMILLGLMAWYNFVPSWRILTLPLFIGIAVAASMGAGLWLASLNVQYRDFRFVVPFIVQFGLYISPVGFSSSIVPENWRLLYSLNPMVGVIDGFRWAVLGGERHLYLPGFILSLGLVILLLLSGIWYFRKMERTFADVI; from the coding sequence TTGTTAGATAAACCATTTGAAAGTCATCAAGAAATTATCAAGCAAGAGTTAATCCTTGAAGCCGGACGCACAGAAAGGCAGTATTGGAAGGACTTGTGGCGCTATCGTGAATTGTTCTATTTTCTGGCGTGGCGGGACATTCTTGTACGGTACAAACAGACTGTGATTGGTATTGCTTGGGCATTGATTCGTCCGTTTCTGACAATGGTGGTCTTCTCTGTAGTCTTTGGGCAATTAGCAAAGTTGCCCTCTCAGGGCGCTCCCTACCCAATTTTGGTCTTTGCTGCAATGTTACCTTGGCAGTTTTTTGCTAATTCTCTCTCTGAATGCAGTAATAGTCTTATCTCTAACTCCAACTTAATTTCAAAAGTTTATTTTCCACGGTTGATTGTACCCATAAGCACTGTAGTTGTCAGCTTTGTGGATTTTTTAGTTTCAGGAATGATTTTATTAGGGCTGATGGCTTGGTATAATTTTGTTCCTAGTTGGCGTATTCTTACACTACCATTGTTTATTGGGATTGCTGTTGCTGCTTCTATGGGAGCGGGATTGTGGTTAGCATCTTTAAATGTCCAGTATCGGGATTTTCGCTTCGTTGTTCCGTTTATTGTGCAGTTTGGTTTGTATATTTCGCCAGTAGGATTTAGCAGTAGCATTGTTCCTGAGAATTGGCGGTTGCTCTATTCATTGAATCCAATGGTAGGAGTAATTGATGGATTTCGTTGGGCTGTTTTAGGGGGAGAGAGACATCTGTATCTTCCGGGCTTTATATTGTCTTTGGGACTAGTTATTTTACTGCTCCTAAGTGGTATTTGGTATTTTCGCAAGATGGAACGAACTTTTGCAGATGTCATTTAA
- a CDS encoding polysaccharide ABC transporter ATP-binding protein: MSDTVIKVENLGKKYIIAHQQQERYTALRDVIAHRTKTLLNPFQKTKSKIQNSQEEFWALNDVSFEIKQGDRVGVIGRNGAGKSTLLKILSRITEPTTGRVSINGRIASLLEVGTGFHPELTGRENIFLNGAILGMSKTDIKKKFDEIVAFAEVEKFLDTPVKRYSSGMYVRLAFAVAAHLEPEILVVDEVLAVGDAAFQKKCLGKMEEVGKEGRTVLFVSHSMGSISQLTTKCLFLANGKKVGYGLTQEIVTKYIESSYSQLCHSNFYSKDSKNYDQNKLIEFSQIKIDYHNNSLACEISYIVREAVKSVVAVKVTNSQGITVITVRDTDDDPNYFSKQKGNYMTQFVLPVDNWVPGLYFLTLSLADMVSKRYDFLEEILSFEVSLNNDDTTPGWSRDGIIFDRTFWKTIQKVPSEV; encoded by the coding sequence GTGTCAGATACAGTTATTAAAGTTGAAAATCTTGGTAAAAAATACATCATTGCTCATCAACAGCAAGAGCGTTATACAGCCTTACGTGATGTCATAGCTCATCGCACCAAGACTTTGTTAAACCCATTTCAAAAAACAAAATCTAAAATTCAAAACTCTCAAGAAGAGTTTTGGGCGCTGAATGACGTATCCTTTGAGATTAAGCAAGGTGATAGAGTTGGCGTAATTGGAAGAAATGGTGCAGGTAAATCAACACTGTTAAAGATTTTAAGTCGAATTACAGAGCCAACTACAGGAAGAGTTTCGATTAACGGACGAATAGCTAGTTTATTGGAAGTTGGTACAGGATTTCATCCGGAATTAACGGGAAGGGAAAACATTTTTCTCAATGGTGCCATTTTAGGCATGAGCAAGACAGACATTAAAAAGAAGTTTGATGAGATTGTTGCCTTTGCTGAGGTTGAAAAATTTTTAGATACACCGGTCAAGCGTTACTCATCTGGAATGTATGTTCGTTTGGCATTTGCAGTAGCCGCACATTTAGAACCAGAGATTTTAGTTGTAGATGAGGTGTTAGCAGTGGGAGATGCAGCATTTCAAAAGAAGTGTTTGGGAAAAATGGAGGAGGTCGGTAAAGAGGGAAGAACAGTTTTATTTGTAAGCCACAGTATGGGGTCTATCTCTCAATTAACAACTAAATGTTTATTTTTGGCAAATGGTAAGAAAGTAGGGTATGGTTTAACTCAGGAAATAGTAACTAAATATATTGAATCTAGTTACAGCCAATTATGTCATAGTAATTTTTATTCTAAGGATAGTAAAAACTACGATCAAAACAAACTTATTGAATTTTCTCAAATCAAGATTGATTATCACAATAATAGTCTTGCGTGCGAAATTTCTTATATAGTCCGCGAAGCAGTAAAAAGTGTAGTTGCGGTTAAAGTTACTAACAGCCAAGGTATTACAGTCATAACAGTGAGGGATACCGATGACGATCCTAATTACTTTTCTAAACAGAAGGGAAATTATATGACTCAGTTTGTCTTACCTGTTGATAATTGGGTTCCCGGTCTCTATTTCTTAACCTTATCGTTAGCAGATATGGTAAGTAAACGATATGACTTTCTAGAAGAAATATTGTCATTTGAAGTCAGTTTAAATAATGATGACACAACACCGGGATGGTCTCGTGATGGTATCATATTTGATCGAACATTTTGGAAAACAATACAAAAAGTTCCTAGTGAAGTATAG
- a CDS encoding class I SAM-dependent methyltransferase: MNRIENFFPRITKKISILVLGSHPNNTIFSFNYHNVYHINKFLLQCKEKINSPGHILVDIGSGRSPYYLIFSDIVSKYIAVDSSESLPKNESRAIEQIPGIAETVPLTDAIADIVLCNQVLEHVNDPSKAANEMYRILKPGGKCIGSVPHVSPVHLEPYDFRRYTDLGVKQLLQNAGFVEITVEGNGGVHSTAALMIAMDWMLTPRREGEPQRFSSTKALLLSPLVGLMNTIGLILDSWLGNKQRTPANLCWTAIKPFHE; encoded by the coding sequence ATGAATAGGATTGAGAATTTCTTTCCACGAATTACTAAAAAAATATCTATTTTGGTTTTAGGTAGTCATCCTAATAATACGATATTTTCATTTAATTACCACAATGTTTATCATATCAATAAATTTCTTTTACAATGCAAAGAAAAAATTAACTCCCCAGGACATATTCTTGTTGATATTGGTTCAGGTAGAAGTCCCTACTATTTAATTTTTTCTGACATAGTATCAAAATACATCGCAGTGGATTCGTCAGAAAGCTTACCTAAAAATGAATCACGAGCAATAGAACAGATACCAGGGATAGCTGAAACTGTTCCACTAACAGATGCCATAGCTGATATTGTCTTGTGCAATCAGGTACTAGAACATGTGAACGATCCTTCTAAAGCAGCTAATGAAATGTATCGTATATTAAAACCAGGTGGTAAATGCATTGGCTCAGTACCTCATGTTAGCCCAGTACATTTGGAACCATATGATTTTCGGCGTTATACAGATTTAGGTGTCAAACAGTTACTACAAAATGCTGGATTTGTAGAAATAACTGTTGAAGGGAATGGTGGAGTGCATTCAACAGCAGCTTTAATGATTGCTATGGATTGGATGTTGACACCAAGAAGAGAGGGAGAACCTCAGCGCTTCTCTTCAACGAAAGCGCTCTTGTTATCTCCTTTAGTCGGATTAATGAATACTATCGGTTTGATACTTGATTCTTGGCTTGGAAATAAACAAAGAACTCCTGCAAATTTGTGTTGGACAGCCATCAAACCTTTTCATGAATAA